From a single Porites lutea chromosome 10, jaPorLute2.1, whole genome shotgun sequence genomic region:
- the LOC140950024 gene encoding TBC1 domain family member 23-like has product MAEGGGIDDVGWHTDLVLALSKQKDIDRLRELCRGRKIPAENRADVWKVCLNVVGKPDALSSWDGLLDLNEQDVIREDCRKQATILRLPEDEAEEVARDMEGIITFYCKSRNEKYHSTSGLTEVLAPLMILDLPMNDVYNCFYAMLYKYIPRDCVRDGKPFHLFRLLLQYHDPELCSFLESKKLWPDMYCQRWLRSLFMVACEPEVLRVIWDLYLLEADPFLVFFLMLVMVVNSRDMLFEMIHESKTELLETISSALLQLEEDDIEDFYSLAQHYASRTPQSFRKDYYNQLFGIKTITSSSISQALCLPVSVSELVEVNQSDRKDGVRFFVVDCRPADQYNSGHLPTAFHLDANLMLQAPSEFATAANALFATQKQSIEAGSAASGEHLCFMGSGREEEDQYVHMVIANFLQKKSKYVSIACGGYLALHDLLSDDLSSGLADHTPNTCIVCNPECFSEGESFHELSRGEESPGEYRGGLVSMLSSAIKSGTHVREKIGKYIADSHHPVERHVSDKDKQSKLYRNVQPVFSIDDEDDEGDNYSASSEEESRKEAVNINTWIQRKDVVSSYKCNQILRNGFLAPSYILLTDVQMFILREIPKRDGWAYIQQRHHLTSVVKITSKRRHPDLITFKYGTSDGENLHVSETERYIIPNARKATQKIKDRIVSLIGDE; this is encoded by the exons atggcggaaggTGGTGGTATCGACGATGTAGGATG GCACACAGATTTAGTTTTGGCACTGTCAAAACAAAAGGACATCGACAGATTGCGTGAGCTGTGTCGAGGAAGAAAGATTCCAGCAGAAAATAGAGCGGACGTATGGAAG GTCTGTTTAAACGTAGTGGGTAAACCTGACGCGCTATCAAGTTGGGATGGATTACTGGATTTAAATGAACAGGATGTGATTCGTGAAGATTGTCGCAAGCAAGCGA ccATACTTCGTTTGCCAGAAGATGAGGCAGAGGAGGTTGCCAGAGACATGGAAGGTATTATCACCTTCTACTGCAAGTCACGGAATGAGAAATACCATTCCACTAGTGGGTTAACAGAAGTGCTTGCACCTTTGATGATCTTAGATCTACCTATGAACGATGTCTACAACTGTTTCTATGCAATGCTTTACAAATACATACCCAG AGACTGTGTAAGAGATGGAAAGCCATTTCACCTCTTTAGACTCTTATTACAGTACCATGATCCAGAGCTATGCTCATTCTTGGAATCCAAGAAGCTTTGGCCTGATATGTACTGTCAACGATGG ctacGTAGCCTTTTTATGGTTGCATGTGAACCAGAAGTTCTACGGGTCATTTGGGATTTGTACTTGTTGGAAGCAGAcccttttttggtattttttctgATGCTTGTCATGGTGGTAAATAGCAG AGATATGCTGTTTGAGATGATacatgaaagcaaaacagaatTATTAG AAACAATTTCTTCAGCTCTTTTACAACTGGAGGAAGATGATATTGAGGACTTCTATTCATTAGCTCAACATTATGCTTCCAGGACACCACAATCTTTTAGAAAG GATTATTACAACCAGCTATTTGGTATCAAAACAATCACTTCCAGTAGTATTTCCCAAGCTCTTTGTTTACCAGTTTCTGTATCTGAACTGGTTGAAGTCAATCAGTCTGACAGG AAGGATGGTGTTCGATTCTTTGTAGTCGACTGCAGGCCTGCTGATCAGTACAACAGTGGTCACCTTCCCACCGCTTTTCACTTAGATGCAAACCTG ATGTTGCAAGCTCCATCAGAATTTGCCACAGCTGCCAATGCATTGTTTGCCACTCAGAAACAGTCTATTGAGGCAGGCTCTGCTGCAAGTGGGGAACATCTCTGTTTTATGGGCTCTGGTCGGGAAGAAGAAGATCAGTATGTTCACATGGTCATTGCTAACTTTCTTCAG aaaaaatcGAAATATGTGAGCATTGCCTGTGGTGGTTACCTAG CGTTGCATGATCTTTTATCTGATGATTTGTCTTCTGGACTGGCAGACCACACACCCAACACTTGTATTGTGTGTAATCCAGAGTGTTTTTCAGAAGGCGAG AGCTTTCATGAGCTTTCCAGAGGAGAAGAGAGTCCTGGGGAATATAGA GGTGGCCTAGTCAGCATGCTATCGTCAGCTATAAAATCTGGGACGCATGTAAGAGAAAAGATAGGAAAGTACATAGCTGACTCTCATCACCCTGTAGAAAG GCATGTTAGTGATAAAGATAAACAAAGCAAACTCTACAGAAATGTGCAGCCAGTTTTCAGTATTGATGACGAGGATGATGAAGGTG ATAATTACAGTGCCAGTTCAGAAGAGGAGTCACGAAAGGAGGCAGTAAACATTAATACATGGATTCAACGCAAGGATGTTGTATCATCCTATAAATGTAATCAAATTCTGCGCAATGGCTTCTTGGCACCAAG CTACATTCTACTTACAGACGTTCAGATGTTTATTTTACGAGAGATTCCTAAGAGAGATGGCTGGGCTTACATTCAACAGAGACATCACCTGACCTCTGTAGTAAAAATCACTTCTAAAAGACGACATCCCGACTTAATAACCTTCAAATATGGAACAAGCGATGGCGAAAACCTTCATGTCTCTGAGACGGAGAGATATATTATTCCAAATGCAAGGAAAGCAACTCAGAAAATCAAAGATAGAATAGTTTCGTTAATTGGGGATGAATAG